One window of Staphylococcus chromogenes genomic DNA carries:
- the ybaK gene encoding Cys-tRNA(Pro) deacylase → MAKKTNAMRRLDQAKISYEVRTFEVGDTHKDGTHVAEKIGANPEQVFKTLVLENAQHDHFVFVIPVQAHLDMKQAAHVVGEKKLQLMPLDDLKQVTGYVRGGCSPIGMKTAFPTVFDTTMFENDRVYVSAGQRGVQMGVDPKDLATLAKAHKASIITT, encoded by the coding sequence ATGGCTAAAAAGACTAATGCGATGCGACGTTTAGATCAAGCAAAAATCTCCTACGAGGTACGTACGTTCGAAGTGGGCGACACCCATAAGGACGGGACGCATGTCGCTGAAAAAATAGGGGCGAACCCAGAGCAAGTCTTTAAAACATTAGTACTTGAAAATGCACAACATGACCATTTTGTGTTCGTCATTCCAGTACAAGCCCATCTTGATATGAAGCAAGCGGCACATGTTGTGGGAGAAAAAAAGCTACAATTAATGCCACTTGACGATTTAAAGCAGGTGACAGGGTATGTGCGAGGAGGCTGTTCACCTATAGGGATGAAAACGGCCTTTCCTACAGTTTTTGATACGACGATGTTTGAAAATGACCGTGTCTATGTCAGTGCAGGTCAGCGTGGTGTGCAAATGGGCGTGGACCCCAAAGATTTAGCTACCCTCGCAAAAGCGCACAAAGCCTCCATCATCACAACATAA
- a CDS encoding CDP-glycerol glycerophosphotransferase family protein codes for MHIKILGFNLFQQGGTTRSNLNLLRTLKEAGHTVTYINYLPFRKRHIQKLKSDARREIEGIHFESFRSEKSLLACDVLILTREDFFGFAREVKRRAPHIKILGEIHGPLAYIHGTRDLALEAVDAIRVSTPEIAAQFEKQYDYPYVFPMYVNTDHIVYQPMPSPPTKNLMIKARFEDAIKDISYALRLMHFIVHTKGQRDVQLFVQGYGPSLELYEQLIRYYHLEEHVHLNKAMPEHAIYLSTSPYETLGYSILEAIGKGHKACIYPGDDQVLQPIYEPFHAVSFLNKQLTHDYELIMKAINETYTETMRQEDFQYFHQQFQYEDYSQALLEQLFSMAQSHDIKAHEVAQVSSAERFYYSRYVIKHTLKKAFNHLPESWKRKFNKQSRLYQYARRAIFATEKKYKQRHQQKYSPSKNHVFIESFHGKNFSGDPKALALEIQRQYPQHQIHVSSSNEFVDIEIRRYGFHPVRFGSKEYVEAFEKSHFVIINGNLWDRLLKHPKQEVIQTWHGVPLKRMVNDLIDEEERKRQSEAFMPRMKKWDILLSCSDRYETLISSAFNLKAHPSLRIWQEGAPRNSLLLKDNNNATERMEIQEKYFDLQHSETCYLLFCPTWRKTQREQISQLDLIELLNALPNHYEVIVKLHPNEGHLYETYRHMHPRIHCFMNEWIDIQELYLISDALITDYSSALFDYAHLNRPMIVLDEDTSDYKQSVGFYFDFKEIASVRQFPAEPREIAQYIQTHPHVDHSAIIQTFMTQDTSCSDKKIVNKMFN; via the coding sequence ATGCATATAAAAATATTAGGGTTTAATTTATTTCAACAAGGAGGCACAACACGCAGTAATTTAAATCTATTGCGTACATTAAAAGAAGCGGGCCACACGGTCACTTACATTAATTATTTACCATTTCGAAAACGTCATATTCAAAAGTTAAAAAGCGATGCACGCCGAGAAATCGAAGGCATTCATTTTGAAAGCTTTCGAAGTGAAAAATCGTTGCTTGCGTGTGACGTCCTCATTTTGACGAGAGAGGATTTTTTTGGATTTGCGCGTGAGGTAAAACGCCGGGCGCCGCACATTAAAATTCTTGGTGAAATACACGGACCGTTAGCTTATATTCACGGAACGCGTGATTTAGCACTAGAAGCGGTAGACGCGATACGCGTAAGTACCCCTGAAATTGCAGCACAATTTGAAAAACAGTATGATTATCCTTATGTTTTTCCGATGTATGTCAATACAGATCATATCGTTTATCAACCTATGCCAAGTCCTCCAACGAAAAATTTAATGATTAAAGCACGTTTTGAAGATGCGATTAAAGATATTTCCTACGCTTTAAGATTAATGCATTTTATTGTACATACGAAAGGGCAAAGGGATGTACAGCTGTTCGTTCAAGGATATGGACCCTCCCTCGAGTTATACGAACAACTCATTCGTTACTATCATCTTGAAGAACATGTGCACCTTAACAAAGCCATGCCTGAACATGCGATATACTTATCTACTTCTCCATATGAAACTTTAGGATATTCAATACTTGAAGCGATAGGCAAGGGACACAAAGCTTGTATTTATCCGGGAGATGACCAAGTACTTCAACCGATTTATGAACCCTTTCATGCGGTTTCATTTTTAAATAAACAACTCACACATGACTATGAACTCATTATGAAAGCTATAAATGAAACCTATACTGAGACGATGCGCCAAGAAGATTTTCAGTATTTTCATCAGCAGTTTCAATATGAAGACTATAGTCAAGCATTATTAGAACAGCTTTTTTCTATGGCACAATCCCATGATATTAAGGCACATGAAGTCGCACAAGTCTCGAGCGCTGAGCGTTTTTATTATAGTCGTTATGTGATAAAACATACGCTAAAAAAAGCGTTTAATCATCTTCCTGAATCATGGAAACGTAAATTTAATAAACAATCCCGTCTCTATCAATATGCAAGACGTGCGATTTTTGCGACCGAGAAAAAATACAAACAACGTCACCAACAGAAATATTCACCTTCTAAGAACCATGTATTTATCGAATCGTTTCATGGGAAAAACTTTTCGGGAGACCCGAAAGCACTCGCGCTAGAGATTCAACGTCAATATCCACAACATCAGATTCATGTAAGTTCAAGTAATGAATTTGTTGATATTGAAATTAGACGCTACGGTTTTCATCCTGTCCGTTTTGGTTCCAAGGAATATGTCGAAGCATTTGAAAAATCGCATTTTGTGATTATTAACGGCAATTTATGGGATCGTTTATTAAAACATCCGAAGCAAGAAGTCATCCAAACTTGGCATGGTGTTCCGCTAAAACGCATGGTTAATGACTTAATAGATGAAGAAGAGCGTAAGCGCCAAAGCGAGGCTTTTATGCCACGCATGAAAAAGTGGGATATCCTTTTATCATGTTCTGACCGTTATGAAACACTCATATCAAGTGCATTTAATTTAAAAGCACATCCATCATTACGTATATGGCAAGAAGGTGCGCCGCGAAATAGTTTGTTGCTAAAAGATAACAACAATGCGACAGAACGTATGGAAATACAAGAAAAATATTTTGATCTCCAACACTCAGAAACGTGTTATCTCCTGTTTTGTCCAACTTGGCGCAAAACACAACGTGAGCAAATTTCGCAGTTAGATTTAATCGAACTCCTTAATGCTTTACCGAATCATTATGAAGTGATTGTAAAACTTCATCCTAACGAAGGTCATCTGTATGAAACTTATCGTCATATGCACCCACGTATTCACTGTTTTATGAACGAATGGATAGACATACAGGAACTTTATTTGATTTCAGACGCTCTGATTACCGATTATTCTTCGGCATTATTTGATTATGCACATCTGAATCGTCCGATGATAGTCTTGGATGAAGATACGTCCGACTATAAACAATCTGTAGGTTTTTATTTTGATTTTAAAGAAATCGCCAGTGTAAGACAGTTTCCTGCAGAGCCACGTGAAATTGCGCAGTATATTCAAACGCATCCACATGTGGATCACAGTGCAATCATTCAAACGTTTATGACACAAGATACATCATGTTCAGATAAGAAAATTGTAAATAAAATGTTTAACTAA
- the norA gene encoding multidrug efflux MFS transporter NorA, whose translation MKKQLIVLYTNIFLIFLGIGLVIPVLPIYLKDLGLTGADLGILVAAFALAQMIISPFGGALADKLGKKLIICIGLVLFSVSEFLFAFGHTFTILIISRVLGGLSAGMVMPGVTGLIADISPAKDKAKNFGYMSAIISAGFILGPGMGGFLAEISHRLPFIFAGVLGIFAFVGTVLLVRSPQNQTGQGFTTIEGRQLSEVNFKMFVTPAILTLILALGLSAFETLFPLYTADKMNFQPADISIAITGGGIFGAIFQIFFFDKLIRYFSELTFIMYALIYSAIILGLLIFAHTYWHVMLICFIVFIGFDLIRPALTNYFSNIAGDRQGFAGGINSTFTSMGNFVGPLFAGGLYDLNIEFPLLMSIAFMALGCMVIFIEKQLRQRLKSN comes from the coding sequence ATGAAAAAACAGCTTATCGTTTTATATACAAACATATTTTTAATCTTTCTTGGTATTGGGCTCGTGATTCCGGTGTTGCCAATTTATTTGAAGGATTTAGGGCTTACTGGGGCGGACTTAGGTATACTTGTGGCCGCCTTTGCACTCGCACAGATGATCATTTCTCCTTTTGGCGGTGCATTAGCTGATAAATTAGGAAAGAAACTCATTATTTGTATCGGGCTTGTATTATTTAGTGTGTCAGAGTTTCTTTTTGCGTTTGGCCATACATTTACGATTCTCATTATCTCCCGTGTTCTCGGAGGATTGAGTGCCGGAATGGTCATGCCTGGTGTGACGGGTTTGATTGCTGACATTTCACCGGCCAAAGATAAGGCTAAAAATTTTGGGTATATGTCAGCCATTATTTCAGCAGGGTTTATATTAGGTCCTGGGATGGGGGGCTTTTTAGCTGAAATCTCTCATAGATTACCGTTTATCTTTGCTGGGGTATTAGGGATCTTTGCTTTTGTAGGGACAGTGTTACTCGTACGTTCTCCTCAAAATCAAACAGGGCAAGGTTTTACGACAATAGAAGGACGTCAATTGAGCGAAGTGAACTTTAAAATGTTTGTCACTCCTGCCATATTGACTTTAATACTTGCCTTAGGATTATCCGCTTTTGAAACGTTATTCCCACTTTACACAGCTGATAAAATGAATTTTCAGCCGGCGGATATTTCTATCGCTATTACAGGTGGTGGCATTTTTGGAGCGATTTTTCAAATTTTCTTTTTCGATAAGCTAATCCGATATTTTAGTGAATTGACATTTATTATGTATGCTTTGATTTATTCTGCAATCATTCTTGGGCTTTTAATTTTCGCTCACACTTATTGGCATGTGATGTTGATTTGCTTTATTGTTTTCATTGGGTTTGATTTGATTCGCCCTGCGTTAACCAATTATTTTTCAAATATCGCTGGCGACAGGCAAGGTTTTGCAGGAGGCATCAACTCAACATTTACGAGTATGGGTAATTTTGTAGGACCTTTATTTGCAGGAGGGCTTTATGATTTGAATATTGAATTCCCGCTACTCATGTCCATTGCTTTTATGGCACTAGGATGCATGGTCATCTTTATCGAAAAACAGTTACGCCAACGTTTAAAAAGCAATTAA